Genomic segment of Cygnus olor isolate bCygOlo1 chromosome 20, bCygOlo1.pri.v2, whole genome shotgun sequence:
TGGCAGGGCCTTTCAGGAAGTCCAGCTGGAGCTTTCCTTAACTGGGGACTGCCCACAGAGCCagatggggcagggggggctgaAGCTGTTGGGACTACTGCCCCTTCCCACTACAGACTTCAGCATATCTTCACTGGTGGTGCAGGAAGCCTGTGTCCTGTCTGCCCATCCTTGCCCGGTGGGGAGAAAGTCCCAAGGTCTCTGGGGTGGGAATGGTTAGGGTTAGATGCTCTCACTCTCCATGTGTGTGGGATGGCAGGGTCAGCATCCCTGATGTGTCTCCTTCTGGTTGTAGGGATTCAGTCCTACACTCCAAATCTCTTCCAACCAGCCCTGTCACAGCTGTGCACTGCTTCGTGCTCGCTTGGCAGAAGCTTTCCAGGAAACGTGAGAAGGAGTCTTCCTACACTAccagctggtgccagcagccagctcttGTGTGGGTAACTCACCAGCCCTGGGCCCGTTCAGGAAGCTTTTGACTTGGCCCCACAAATCTTTCTCTATCTTGGGACCAAGAGTTGGGTTTGTTGTGCGTTATCTGGGACTGGCCATCAGTCTGCACTGGcaaggagagagatttttccagctgcagggaggtggCTGAGAAAGACCTGCCTGTACTGGTGAAGGGACGAGCCCTGTAGAGGGAGGATGGGATGTTATTCTGGGAAATCTGTCTTGgttttatgtggcaaggttttggtagcaggggtcTGCAGAgttggcctctgtgagaagagcccagaagctgccccatttCAGAtcacagccagctcctgctggctccGAAAAGGACCCGCTGATGGCCAGAGTTGAGCCAGTAAGTCATGTTcgcacctctgtgagagcagatttaagaaaggggggaaaacaaaacaaaacaaaacaaaacagaaaactgctgtCCAACAACAACTGGGAGAGAGGtgagtgagaaccagccctgcagactccaaggtcagtgcagcaggagggcaggaggtgctccaggcacgcagcacaagttcccctgcggcctgtggagaggcccctggtggagcaggctgtctccctgcagcccatgggtcccacatggagcagatctccacgctgcagcccccccgtggaggagcccccggtggagcaggtggatgtggcctggaggaggctgcggcccatggagagcccccgcaggagcaggccccgggccggagctgcagcccgtggagaggagcccacgcaggagcaggggtctggggggagctgccgcctgtgggggacccgtgctggagcagtttgctcctgggggatggaccccataatacggagccatgtgggagcagttcttgaagagctgctgcctgtgggcagcccccgcaggctcagttcgggaagaatggcatcccgtgggagggaccccacgtggagcaggggcagagagtgactgtgaaggagtggtggagacgaagcgtcagggactgactgcagactccatttcccatttccctgtGCCACGCAGGGGAGGGCAGAGAAGACggtgggtggggaggaaggtttttttaaatttgtttttagtttctcactgttgtAATCCAGTAGTGATAGGCCATAAATTCAtaaatctccctatgctgagtcagttttgcccatgacaataattgttgagtgatctccctgtccttatctcaactgCGGCGCCCTTTcagtcatattttctcccctttttcctttgaggaggggaagtgaaagagaggttgtggtggagttcagctacGTAAACCACCACAAAACCATCCCAGCCTGACTGAGGAGGAGCCCCCGGGTGAGGTGTTTGGTGCGCAGAGATCAATGCCCACAGGATGCCTGCCCCAGCAGACACCAACTACTCTGTCTGCAGCAGCCACTCAGGCCTGCAGTCTGTggtcctcctccctgcctgccaaAGCCTGCAGCAAGTGGAAGCAGAGCCAGGAGTCTGACATGGGACCTTCTCTGGTTTCTCAGCACCTCCCCTTGGCTGGCTGCCTGCACAGTGGTCAGCAGTCACACAAAGGACAGTTCCCAGCCCTGATGTGGCACcacagtgcagctctgcagtggtGCATCCCTTCCTCACCACAAAGGCTTCCTGGTCCTCTCGACATCTTCcccaccaggaaaaaaatggtctgAGCTGCCCCACCACTGCTGGGTGAGCGCATTTGTGAAATTTTTGGGGACACATGAGTCAATATGGCATCTCAGCCCcagcttcttttcctcctcttgcaaAGTAGTTTCAGTGTCATGAACAACATGGTCCCCTCTCACTCACGGTGTTTGCCAGACAGGGCAAAGGGAGCTGTGTCCCCACAGGGAGTGCTGCTTGGCCATCCTGCCTCAGCTGGCCTGCCCTGGAGAGGGCAAGCTTGTGCCTCAGTGTCCCTGTCTGTAAGAGACAGAAAGCAGTGCTGAAAAAGCTGTCCATGAATCATTCAAGGAGACACtgtctgaaagcaaagcattgcGTGCATCATTTGATTATTCTCGTGTCCAGGTGTACCCAGCTGGTTTTGCATCCCCTCCCTGTTTCCTCCCATGGGCAGGCTGTGCCCCAGGGTACCCCTTTCCTCCTGCCATAGCCAACTGTGCCTGAGCTGCTTTGCTGGGGTGAAACAAAGACTTGCACCTCTGCTCTCCCACTGAGCTACCAGCCCAGCCTGCAGAGCCTTCATGCTCTCAGAGAGCTATGCTGGGGCATCCCTCATCTACCTGGAGGGAAGCTGTGATGTACTGGAGTGTTTTGGGTGTTCCACTAATTAGCAGCCTTCAGCCTCATTCATGGTTTCACGCTGACATTAAGGAACAAAGCCTGTTCATAAGGCCTGTTGCCATGTCCCTCACTGAGCTTGGGCATCCACAACCCCCCTTGCTCACTCGCAGGCTTCCCCCTCCCACCCACAACCTCACATCCTTTAGGACTCCCAAGCCCTGCAGACCCCTGGATGTGCAGGGCCCCAGCCACGAGCCTGCTGTGAGCACCAGACCTGATACCCATGTGGATTTCATTGTCCCCCATCTCCTGCTGCCAAGTCTCTGTACACTCCACAGGCTGCTGCCAAGgtgggctggaggcagcaccCCTGGGGACCCTGCCCCTGTGCCTGGCGACCCCACTGACCAGACAGGGCTCTTCCCATCCCAGACCTGGGCGCTGGCATCCCTTCCTCTACTGcaacctccctctccctcctctgcttctgtcctctacctgcagcctcccagctctctgcctctTTCATCTGTGCCTCCTTGATGGTTTCTGTCCCACAGGGTGCCCTGCACCCAACTCTACCCCCTAcacttttcttccccatccccagggagaGCCACTCTGTTCTGCCTGAGGCTGTCACCTTGTATCCCATCACCAAGGATCTGGAATCCCTCCACAGCTGGGTCCCCTGGGGCTCCCAGGACCCCTCAGCATGTAGGCACCACACAGGCAGGAGACCTGCCAGGATTCAAGGACGGGATAATTTTGGGTTGTGATATTTTGACATGGACACATGCACAGATGTCTCGGGGCTCACTGTTGCCTGCTCTCACTGTAAGAACATGCTGCCAGCTCAGCCAGGTAGATGAaagcccagcagggctgcaaggCCTCGTGCTGAGCAGGGCAGCCCCTTCTTCACTGAGACCatctccaccaccaccaccatctgCCCTCTCTCTGGGCAATGACAATGTCCCCTGTCCGCTTTGGCTTGGCGAGGCTTCTGCATCTGTTtcctgccccaggctgcagggaacaCAGCTTCGGTCTGCAGAGAGCCCTGGGAGCAGTGGGTTAGAGCTCTGTGCTCAGGTTCTGCCAGAAATGGAGACTTTGAGGCAGCTAATAAAGAACTCCATAGGAAAGGGTGGTCATTAATCAGGGAGACCTGTGGAAAGGTGGTGATGAGCAAGGGGAGGACAGGAGACCACACAAATACATGCAGACCACTGTAGCACCACTGAGCTTGGGGTGTTTAACAGAAACTGTATCTCACACTGATTTGCTTGCTCCaaattacagaggaaaataatggCAATGAGGGGAGGACTGTGAAATAAGTCCCAGTGAGTGAAGAGGAGCTCATTTCCTCGTAAACAATGGCCTGGGGGGTGAACATGGACATGCACAAACTGCCTGCACAAGGTCAGGTCGGCTTACAAAAGCTTCTTTTTGCTTCAGGCAGCTCTGATGGAGGCAGCCCAGGGCACATAGCGAAGGTCCTCTCCCCCCTTCACAGAGCTTCAGTGGCAGGAGGTCAGACCCAGCAGTTTCATTTTCCACCCACAAAGACATCAGCAAGCTTTAAATGCAAACCATAGCttgacaaaatgtttttcttgtttttactcagtgtgcttttaaaaaacaaaatcaggcTTTCTTTGCAAACCAGCTGCAGACAGATCTGCAGCAGATAATGGGTGCCTGTGGTAAAACGCTAAGAAGGTAgggccagagcagagcagcagatcCTGCAGGAccagctccaccagctcctGGCCTTGGTCACTGATGCGATGGGGGCAAGGGCTGGCTCACAGCAGAACAGGGGCTGGGAGGATGCAGCcctgggcagtgctgggtgctggagaCTAGGAAGGCGATGCAGGAGGGAAGATTTTTAGGGAAAAGGAGGATGAGGCATTTCCAGCTGGGAAGTCAGGGTCTGTCTCCTGCCTCTCCCAaggtggttgtggtggagtcCTTCTAGACAAGTGCCTTCCAAGTGTCAGCTCTGGGGTAGGCAGGTGCTGGGCTGTGTAACAGAAAGGTCCCTCCACACCCCAGCACTCCCAGGACCAAGTGCTTTTTGCCTTCCTCTGGGGCTGGGCAAGAGAGGAAACAGATGGCAGAGTGAAGAGAGTGAGAGAAAAAGTCTTTATTCTTTGGTACCAGCAAGACACAGCGTTTTGAGAATAAGGCTGAACAACATGGTTCCACAACCAGCATCCCATAAATATCCAGTGTGCCATTTCTTCCATTAAGGAAGGATCTCATTCACTGCATCTCATTCACAGCATCTACTGTACTGCAGGGTTCAGCCAGCTGGCTTGGAAGTCAGACTGCATTTACATGACAGCACTCATACCTAGTTTTGACAGACCACTTCCCACAAATAGCTCCTAAGATTCCCCTCCCATTCTAGCAGCAGAGGCACAAGGAGTGGATGGAGTTTAGTCACAGCTCACACAGCAGGCTATGCCAGGCCATGTCTGCAAGGCCAGGAGGTAGGTCCCCAGCATCACAGCTGCCCAGTAGGGGTGGCTAAATTGTAAAAGATAAACAATGCCCTTGcaagacaaaaggaaattcaGGGGCCCCGAGGTGTCTGTTGGTCCTGGTGCTCAGAACAAGCAGGATTTCTGGTCCATGCCATGACTTTGCTGGATGGTCTTGCAGGACTCTCCTGGCAGGTTCCTCTCAGCTCCCAGTGCTCAGTGCATCTCCAGGAAGTTCACATATTCCTTCACCCACCTGGCATCAGGTTTAGCACAAACCTGCCGAGTCCTCCTGGTGATGAACCTGTCAAGCCATGCATAGAGGTGTTACAGTCCTGGAGGTAGAAGGGACATGCCGAAGTGGCAGCCAGGGTCTTGGGTCACCTTCTGGACACCTACTGACCTGTCCTGTGATCGGTGCTGGCTCCCAAGGGGATCATTTACCCTGCCATAAACCACAAGCTCCAGGGGAGCCTGCTAAACCCAGGCATCAAGGAGAGCTCTAGGTCCCCTGGGAGAAGCCCCCATGCTCAGACATTCCTGTCCCTGTCCAGTCTGGAGGTGAGCCTGGATGCAGTGTGTGGGCATCTGGCATTTCTGGGGCAAGCATCTGCTGGCCTCAGACCCCTAGTCTACATCAGGTACAAGTCTTGCAAGTGGCACGTTATGTGCCTTGGGCTCATGGCCACAGGgaggtcctgctggctacacagGAATATCCTTCCCACACCTTGTTCCCAGCATCAGGATGGCCCTAGTTGTCATCCGAGGAGGATGAGTGCTCACATACAGCATGTGGGACCTGTGGTGGCTGCTCCCTGACTCCACGCATGGTTCCTCACACCACCATGCTCTTGGTCCCAGTGGATGGCAAGAAACTTTGGAGCAGAGCCCAAAGGCTGGTGGAGCCTTTCCCCAAGAGCTCAGAGCACGAGCCAGTACTTACACAACTGCTGGCTGTGGGCATTTGCTGCTGGTGTAGAAATAATCCTTCACATGACTCTGGGGCAGCTTCTGTGAGGTATAGCTGAAGCAGCAGATGGTTGTGTCAGCTCCAACTGGAAGAgatcaggaaggacagcatgaGTCTACCCCTCAAGCCTATGAGAGCATGGGCAACCATTCCCTTACTCAGCTGTGGAGCCCTCTTCTTAACCAAATTAACCATAAAGTCAGCAAAAAATGACTGTGCTTAATGAAAGTCACTGCTAGAGTGTCTTGCTAAAGGCTCTCTTCCTCACTACCAAAGATAAACATCCCCTCGGTCACTCTAGGATCACTCCTAAAGCCTGCTAACAAAAGCAGAGATGTGAAACCTGAAACCTTTAATCCTTGCaatgtaaaattaataattatctCCCTAAGTCAAAAGGATGCTAGAAAGGAAAACCAATTcaaagaaagcatgaaaagCTATTCAGACAGGTTTTTAACCTTTgaaactttttctctctcttcttcaaaaTTATTGCCTTCAGAGCAAAAATCCTGACCGCCAACATCCCAccccaggagagcagagagTTGTACTCACTTGGGCCAGAAAAGGCCTGAGAAAAGAGGCCAGCAACCAGGAGGATGGAGAGGGCTGCACCAAAGATGTTCATTATGGTCAGAGGTGAGCTGCAAGGCAGAAGGAGGACCAGATCAGGTTTCTCCTTTGTCTGGTGCGAGATGGTTTGGATGCTCCTTGATTTTTATAGGGGTGGCAGCAGATTTCAAGGCAAGTGTTCGGAGTTTCCAAAGCGTAACAGAGCTGATGTCATGGCACCTTTGcctcagaaatactgaaaaaagaggaagcagcaggTTTAGGAAATACTAAAATAGCCTTTGTGTAAGGTGGGGTAAGTCTGAACTAACCAGCACCCGCACAAGGGCTATACTGACCAAGACAGGATATGAAACGGCTCTTGAGAAGCAGATTCACACTTAGATTCACCAAGATGACAGCAAACCCCAACAAGCTCATCTCAGCAGCCTCCCACAGGGCCAGGAAGTTGGCAGACCAATGTCCTTTTCAAGAACCCAAGCCCTGAGCACAAAGGTGCTCAGCCCCTTGAATGGCTTGGGACCAGGTCCAGTCGGGGGGCCTGTGGTGGGCTGGGACACACGTGAGGGGCAGCGTGGGCAGCGGGCATGCTCTGAGCGCCACTGCCTGTGCAGGCAGCAAGGATGGCTGGCACCCTGGGGAGGCTGTAGCCCCGGGCCATCTTTGAGAGACACAAAACCCTCAAAGCTGTGCTCCCAGTGTGGAGCTTAGGACGTCCCAGTACACACCAGCATCGGCCAAGAAAGGGGGTGCTTGCCTGGTAAGTCCACCTTGACGGTTTGGCTCTACAAACACTGACTTCTCCCAGACACATGGGGCAAACACAAGCGCCAACCTGGGCTTGGGGGAAGGTGGGATGaagaaggcagagcaggaggctcCCCTGCCTGGGACTCGATCTCATGCCAAGGCAGAGCCCCACCCCCATGTGCACACTCACAGTCATGGGCCTCGCAATGGGCTCCCCGGGTTGCCGCAGGAAGCATTTCCCCTTTCTCCACCTCCCTCTTCTCTTCAGCTGGCACCACGTTTGCCAGCTCACAGCCTGTGGTTTCTCTGTGAATTTCATGCCTGGCTCCCAGAGACAGGTGCTGCTCACGAGGCACCACGAGCTCCTCACCCTGGGTTTTCCTTGCTGTCCTGTGGCCCCTGCAGCGCAGTGGACTGCAACAGGAGCTGCTGTTCTGTTCCCATGGCATGGTGTCCCCTTCACCACAATGTCCCCAAAAACTGGGAGAAtgagaggtgctgcaggagggctctgTGCTACAGGACAGCAAGAACCTAAGGCTTCCCCAAACCTCCCTCCCGgctgagcaggcaggagctcTCCCTGTGGGCTAGAGGGGGGATGCCAGGCAGGTGAAGTGCCCTGGGGACCCCAAGGACTCCTGCCCTCAAACTAATGTGAAGGGTCTGGAGCTGAACGCAGTGATATAGTGGAGCTGCTGTGACTGGCACCATGGGGTTGTCATAAATGCCTGGTGGCAGCATTTTGGGGCAGAACAGCAATATGCTAACAGGCACTTGGGCTTTGTCAGAGACAAAACCTTAACGGGAATTTGCCAAGGGATGTCCTACTCTGAGCTGGGAAGAGGGATTATTTATTGCTATTCCTCTGCTGAATGTATTTGAATATTGCAATTAGCCAATTGTTCTGGCTAATTTATGCACTTATTGCATTACATACCCTCATACCCTAGATCCGCAATGGGGTACCAAGCAAGGCCATGCATCTCAGCCGCATCTCCTCGCTGCAATGGTGGCTGCATTTTATACTGGGTCCTGACCTGTGCCTGCTGCCCCGAGgctgcccctggggctgggactTGTCCTTCAAAGGAGCAGTGCTTttagaagataaatattttcatccCCCCCAGCTGCACACCACACACAGCCCCGCACACTGCTGACAAGGTGCAGCTTCTGGACTGCATTGCTTCCTTGTTGCATTCAGGGGGTGGCAATCACCCACCTCCCAGTCCTCTGCCATCACAGCCAGAGGCTGTGCCCAGTATGTGTCATGCAAgtgagcctgctgctgccagcagactGGTTAGTGCCTATGACAAAACATCTGACGGTCCCAGATAGAGATCTAAGAAACCGCACAGAGATACTGACGCAGCCCCAACCACAAGACTGCCAGAGCCCATGCTCTGTTGGAGCTTGTAGAGGCAACCAAAACCATGAAATCTGCATATCTTTCTGATGATGCAGGGCATCTGCACCTCAGCCCAGCACGActcccctctccccactgcCCTAACGAGCACAAGGTGTGCAATAATGTTAGGTGTCTCTGGAGTCCACTGCACAGCCCAGCCTCATCTCTCACACTGGGGTTTTGGCCCTGAGCAGGTCTTTGTGGTGGAGACATGACTGAGATGCTGCAGCATTGCAAAGATGTGAGGCCCTGGTCTTTTGTCTTAGCTCCATCCTTGCTCCTGAGGGAAGGTGACACTCTTCTCTGTTCTTCATCCTACTCTGCACTTCACCAGTCAGTCCTCCAGTGTCATCCACTGCCTCCCTTTGTCCTttcctgcttcctgcagcacagctcctcaggaaaaggcagtgAGCAGCAGTCATCATCCAGTGGGCACAACATGACTGGGGAGAGGCCAGGGCACCATAGGGACAGGGGAGCTGTCCCTGGATGTCCCTGTGTGACCACAGACCATGTCAAGGAAGGGCTGCAGGGGATCCATGCGGACCGTGCCAGGGTTTGGATGGAGAGGGGAGCTGTGTGGCCATTTTAGGGAGCTgcatggggcagggagagccCTGAAGGAGCCTCCCCAGGGCACTTTATGTCAGCAAGTCCCCATCAAGGGACCCTGGTCGACACTGACAGAAATGGGAACTGTGCTGAATGGTGCCTGGGGGATGTGGGAGAaagtggaggaaggaaggaataaagaaaaggcTGCGATGGCACATTCCTTTGTGCATTCAGCTAAAGACACAGGTGTAGCATAGGCTGGTGAAGGAGCAGAGAGAGCTCCCTTGTCCTGCACAGCATTTACATCTCTCAACCATGCACAAGTGTCCAAGGTGCACAAGCCCTCTGCTGTCTTTCGTGGGAAATGTTCCTGGAGCCTTTTCATTCCTCTGCATCGTAGTCACCATTCACCCGTCTGCTGGGAAGCCCTGCAGTGCCCCAGGTGCAAGCGTGGGgctcttctccctgcagcccgACCCGGTGCTGCCCACACTGGTAGCAACCACCTGAGGAATGGGGGCCCACTCCaagcccctctgctctgctctgctccgtTCAGCAGaaagtccctttttttttaggAGATGGGTGCAGGCACGGGGGGAGaagtctggttttgtttttgtctcagCCTACCTCACTTAAGCTCCAGGGGTTTTGTCCCCATAAATTTCACTTAAGAAAATAAGactaaaaaagacatttcacttaagaaaaaatacagttgtgaaataaaaaatgctaaGTGAGGTGCTTGGGGCAAGGGTGGGTGGATGACAAGTGCCACTGCTGCATGATGCCCATGCAGTGCTGCCTGTGTCCCTCACCcgtcccctcctgcagcacagctcccagagCAAGTGGGCAAGTGTTTACCCATCTTCTGTCTGTGGCGTAAATGAAGGCAAAAGGCTCTGCTCCTTTAGGAGGACTGTCTCTGGAAACTAGGGTCACCTTCTCTTTACAGCTCCAGCCAAAGTCTCAAAAGATGGCCCCTGGGAAAACAAGATGCAGATTTTACTGTGCACTCAGTAGGAATGGGGACCCCAGACACAGCCCCTCTACCAGCACAAGGGCTCAGAGCCCTGTTTCCCTTGAGCAGGGGAAAGCTCTGCTAGTAATCATCAGCCTGTGCCTATGCTGTTCTGCTTCACCCAACTTCAGGGGCACCCTGGCTGAGTTCCATGAGCTGGGGTTGCTGTGTCCATGATGCTGGATCACCTGTGATTTGTGTCACCTTAGCCTGGCcatgcacagcagcacaaatgGGGTCCCTGCTCCAACAGCAGCACGGCTGAACCTCCTTGGTGAACTCCTAGGGTACTGCTAATTGTTTTCTTGAGCAATTGGACATCATTGTCTTTCCCAAACCTGCCTTCATTGGTGATCATAGCCTCTGCATAGCTGAGTTCTGCTTCCCAGACCTGGCAGAGATGGGGTCCTCTTGCACAGAGGATCTGCCCAATGCCACAGctctcagaaagcagcaggtgTCCCTGCAAAGTCCCACAGAAAGGCTGTGGCATCCATACCAACCAGTCTTCCCCTTTGGCTGTGGGGTCCATGTGTCTATATCCCTTCAGAGCCTGGTTGGTCGCCATCACGGAGTCTATCACCATTACCCTCATCTCATCCCTGGTAGTCTAGTGGTCAGGATTTGGCACTCTCACTGCCACGGCCTGGGTTCGATTCCCAGCCAGGGAAGGGGTTCCCCCACTGCAGGTTTCAGCCTTTTCCTGGATGGCTGCAGTGCCCTGGAGCAAATCTTGGGGTTTGGAATGATGTGGGGTCAGCCCTTGGGTAACTTTTGGGGTCAGCAGCAACTGACTCTCCCTCACTGCCACAaggcagcacctccagcagaaAGTTGTCCTGCGTGGAGGGCAGCCAGAGCCTGTCCtatggctgcagggagcagggaaatgtggctgcagggagcagggtgatgtggctgcagggagggagcagggtgatgtggctgcagggagcagggcaatGCAGAGCAGGATGCTGCAGCTGTAGCAGACACAGTGATGCTGCAGCTGTGTGGGTTTCTTCCTGTGATAATGAGATGTaggtgcagggctgctcccctgAACGCAGTCTTGGTCATCCTAAAGGGAAGGGGGGCAGTAGGAGACTGGTGTCAGTAGCAGGTGGGGTCACATCCATCTGTCCCTCCTGTGGACAAGAGGACAGGGGCTGTCAGTAAAAGCTCCCGCTGTGAGCAGGATTTGAACCTGCGTGGGGAAACCCCATTGGATTTCAAGTCCAACGCCTTCACCGCTCGGCCATCACAGCAGCTTGCATGGTGGAGTCTCCACAGGAGGATGTCAGGAGGGACTTTCACCTGGCCCCAGGGGTCACAAAAGGACCTGATCCCACATTGGACAGGGGTCCCTCCTGCACACCCAGTGCTGGTATTGCTGCTACTGCTGTCACCTGCACTGCACTGTGCTGGGAAAAGGAACCAGGCACCATTCACAACATCAGTGGTTGTGACATGGTAGAGGGACATGGCAGGAGCTCTGTGTCCCATCTCATCTCCTTCAGCAAAAACCTGCCCCTGGACATCCAGCCCCAGCTGTCTTTCCCAGTCTGGGCACATCCTTGCCTGCTCTATCCCTCCTGATACACTTACATTTGCGTCTGTGAAAACACGTCCAGACTTAGCTAATTGAGGCCACCTGACACACAGACCAGGCAGTGTCCTGTCCCACAGCTGGCAGGTTGATATTGCCAGATTTGCATGGTTTTGACTGAGTTGCTGCCTGCCTTTTGGCTTCTGGCAAAAGGGatttggagaaaggaaaaaaagagactgttGAGTAGAAATCCTTGCTGAGCACAGTCTGTAGTGACCTTGGTCTCTACTTTGTACCACAGAAGTCCTATCTGGAGGACAGTCCTAGAAGCATTTGCTTATCTCTGGTTTGGGTGCCTATCTTTAGATATCCAAAGCCTTTCCTGGGTTCCCAGTGTTATGTCCAGGACCTGTGCAAGTGCTTCAGTATCTCAGTGCCACCCCCTCCCCTGGGTGACCTATCAGCAGGAGCAGCTTGGATAGAAACCTCACTGTGTAGGAACTGCGTGTTGAGCGCAGCTCCCAGCCCAAAGTAGGGTCTTACTGCACCCTCCCTGGcctctgtatttctgtgtggtttgattttcttcctccactGGCCAGGGAGGGAGGAGCATGTTCCTGACATGTACTCAGGCTTGGCACAGTCACACATGCATGGAAGAATGCCTGGGCATGGATGCCTGCCTGCTCACGTGCACCTGTGTGTtggattcacagaatcattcagattggaaaagacctctaagatcatctagtccaacctttaacctagtactgacaagtccaccactaaaccatgctactaagttctacatctacatgtttcttgaagacctccagggatggtgactcaaacacttacctgggcagcctattccaatgctacacaaccctttcagtaagaaaattttctcctaatatctaacctaagGAAACCAGGTCCTTAAACCATCTCTATCTCTGGACGCATGAAATAGTGAATAGAATAAGACTAACAAATGTGATAGAGCTAAATAGAGGGGTGAGTTGGGGGAAGCTGTCTTTGGACAATTATGGAGACATTCAAGAGTAAAATTAAGCTTAAATTCATCCCTTTCAGTTATTCAGGTGCCCTTTTCCCTCTTCTAGGCTCCATATTCACACTCAGAGCTAGGAGATGCATCCTCTGGATCTCCTGAAGTGACTGTGGGGTTCAGTTTAGGATATGGCACAAGGGAGAAGAGCCTTCAGAGCTGGAAAGCACTACTGTCCTGACTGGCACAGTTAGTAAAGCTGAGGTCTATGGTCTGCTATGAGCTATTTCTTGTTATGCCTTTTGAGCATGAAGTACTGTGCATTTGGTATCCAAAGAGCTCTGTTGAAGTGAGGCTTCATTTCAGGGTAAGGGTTCAAATACCCTTCAGATGGCAAATGGAGGAACCTGGAAGGACAAGGTTCACAGAGCACAGAATACTAGAGCCCAAATGGAGGGGTCTGGAGGGGCCCACAGTGTATATGGAAAGGACAGAGAGGCTCCAGACCTCCAGACCCCTTAATGAAGGGACCttcagagaggaaggagaggatcagaggaggtgcagagggTCTGGAGAGCATTGGCAGCTAAACAGAGGAGATTGGAGCAGACCAGAGcatgaagaaaatgtctgaTGGGGGTAAAGAGGGCATAAGGTTTGATCAGGACACCAGATGGGTCTGGAGAGGACCACATCCTTGACTGATTCCTGCGGCCTGGCTAGACTCAGGCTTTCATTACTCTGGTCAGAATTCCCACaaca
This window contains:
- the LOC121057984 gene encoding C-C motif chemokine 5-like — encoded protein: MNIFGAALSILLVAGLFSQAFSGPIGADTTICCFSYTSQKLPQSHVKDYFYTSSKCPQPAVVFITRRTRQVCAKPDARWVKEYVNFLEMH